Genomic DNA from Sphaerodactylus townsendi isolate TG3544 linkage group LG14, MPM_Stown_v2.3, whole genome shotgun sequence:
AGCCTGTGAAAGAGCAGGAAGACTACAGCAGCAGCTCTGGCTACCTTGCTAGTGTACAGCATGTGCTCCAAGATGTCTCTGGAGTGAGAGCCATTGAAAGCGCAATACAACATGAAGCCCTTCAGTATCAAGGTCTAGTGGACTGTGTGGCAGAGTACAGGTGAGAAACTCATTTTTAGCAATGCAACGGACATGGTCCAGCCACAGTTCAACATTTTGGAGTCCAGTTCAGGCTAAGTGGCAGGATTGGCCTTCCCCATAAAATCCCAGAGTCAAAAGCACTTATTTGGCTGGACCATGccttaaacatttaaaactgtcTTTAGATTTACAGCATGGCTTGTACTGAAAACCCAGACAGAGCAGACTGAGAAACTCAGGACCTCCCAACCCCTGTGTGTGAGCTCCTCCTTGCTCCCATTTCACTGATGAGCTGAATCTGAGAGCTGCTTGTCTAAGGTTGTGTTTTCAGTTAATTGTGATGTTTGTTGGCTGTtccaggttttctgggctgtgccagGTAGTTCTGATCCTAACGTTTTGCGCGtgtctgtggctgccatcttcacagACATGTTAATGTGTCTTGAAGATGCCCACCGTatttgcagatgaaatgttaggaccatagccacacagctggaaaacccacacaacagccagttgattctggccatgaaagccttcgacaataatgtGATCTTTGTTTCCAATTTTTTTGATACTCTACCAGTATACTCTACGTACCACACAGTACGGGTAGAAACAGGCTGGGCTCCTCCTCCCTGGTTTCTGGGAGTTCATTCATAGGAGCAGAGAGTGGGTTTAACCTGTAATGAGAAGGTGCCTGCAAATACATCCTTTTACTTTTCTCCCTGTGAGTGAATAATTGTCATTtgtttcctgggggtgggggaggatttaaaatagAAACTGGGGACAAAATATAGTTGCGGGTttctaatagtgcaatcctgtgcagagttatttcagtctgcctgttgaaatcagtgggcttaagaCTGtagtaactctttttaggattgtactataaaTCATACTCTTCTGCCCTGTTGTGTATTGGCAGGAATCGTGCACTGAAAGTGCAACACCCTCCCTATTCCTCTATCCGCCCTCTCCAAGATGACGCACGCCTGGCAcaaaccacccctcccccatccacCCTCTCCGCCCCACACACCAACCTGGGATGGGACAGGTTGACATACTGCCAATGTCAAAATGGCAAGTGAAGTGACATTTGCTAGTTACAGGATTAAGAGTGGATGGAGTGGGATACTTTAACAGCCTCTCAAGTGATACTTATACTCATGGGAGAACTTCTTATAGTGATGGGAGGAAATCTCCAGAACTAGGGACTTGAAACTAGCTTCGGAGGCCTCTGAGAAGCAGTGAGACCTCTGCCTCTGGGGCTTAGCATGGCAAGGACACTTATTTGCGGGTGCAGAGGAGAACATGGGCTCATCCTACAGTTGCCCCAGTGAGATTTCAGACAAGACCCGCCGCCCAATCAGTAGCTGATCATGTCGCGAACCAAAAATTGAATTATGTTTTTATATTGCATTGAAACAGGGGGACATTATGTGTCATCGACTGGAAGACTTCAGGGAAACCAAAGCCACTTCTTCGGAATACCTTTGACAATCCATTGCAGATTGCAGCATACGTAGGAGCCATTAATCATGATGCTAATTATGACTTCCAGGTCAGTAACTTCACTCATCTTATGGCAAAAATTGCATTTGAATCTGATACTTTCCATCCTCCCCTGGAACTGAGTCTCTCTTTTTTGTCCCATGGAATGCTGAATTAGTCCCTGATTTGAATGGCCCACACACTGAAAGGGCAAAGGTTCATTAGGAAGTCCATTTGGGataggaaggagggagagagaacatgctgctatcttgctagctaggaagagtctgtGTTACTAACTTCCGAGAAGaggcaggatattagacctgacaGTATCAgactaaggacagacaagaagtGACACAAATGGTTGGAGGGATCACTAATTTTATAGCCCCCTCTAGCTGATCATTTGCCTGCCCCCTACTGGGTCTTCTTCTCGGTTCTTTTGTGCATTAGACATTCCTACATCCAACGCTTTACAACCCTGGTAGGACAAGGCGAAGAATAAATTTGAGCGTACAAACTTGAACAAGACCCTACCCAGCTTCTCCAGGCCCATCTTGTCCACTTGGTGGGTTTTTCCCTTGTATAAGGAGAAGTCCACAGAAATTGCATGTCTGATACTGAATGATTTGACTTCCTCTCAATCTCAGGTTGACTGTGGACTCCTCGTGGTTGCCTACAAAGATGGCTCTCCTGCCCACGCTCACTACATAGACTCTGGGCTGTGTTCTCAGTATTGGAAGAAGTGGCTGCTTCGCCTGGAGGAGttcagagagaaaaggaaagacgGTGGGACGGTGTGATGGTTCTGATCTAAGGGCTGCATTCTTAAAGGGTGTGGTTAAGTCTGAATTCTGTTCACTTGAATATCTGATTAGATGGCAAGAGCAGGGTCGTTTCTGTGGTGGTGCATCCTTTCTGAGATTGAAGAGTCTAGATGGCCTCTTGGTGTTTTGAGGGGCTGCTGACAATTGAAAAGACAGGGAGATGGATGGAGCAATAGCGAAGGAGGATTGGGAAGGCATGGGCTCAAGCTCAAATAAAACCAGTTGTACAGTGGTGATGGCGTCAAAGAAGGAATACTTTTCTGCCACCATTGCAACCACACAGTGTAGACCTACAGAACTCTTCTGAATGGGCTTACTGAGTGGCTGGTGGAAGCAAATCGGAATAACAACGATCGCTTCCGGCCTTACATGGATCCTCCTAACATCCCCAATCGGGAAACCGACAACACTGAAAGAGAGCACAGTGGAACGTTTCGTCAGGACCCCCTGCCCTCTTTGCTGGGACAGTAGAGACACGTAAGCACCTTTGATGCCATCAGCAACCAAACCACTAATTTGGTCTTTCCGCAAGGGTTTGTGAACCCAGAAGAGCACTGAAGAGCATTCCAGCCAGATGAAAAGATTGACCATTCATTCATGAGGTTCATCATTATTGGGAAATAATTAAATTGTCTATAAAAGTCTACGTTGGTTTGCAGTGGCCTAGTGCCCAAGACTGGCCCTTGACAACAGGTGCCGTGAGACTCTCTGAAGCTTAGTTGACATTTTAGTTCTCTTGTTTGTGTGGCTAAGTACTAAATGCGTTTCCGTGGCAGAGAACAAACTCAAAAACTTGAGGGTGAAAGAACCCCAGTGGTTATTTTTCTTATAAAAGGGCAAAGATGGCCCTGGACAGGCAGAGGAGACCCGTCACTAAGGGGATGATTCAATTTCAGCAAATTCAGCAGTCTCAATTCACTCCGAGGTCAAAGTGGGTCAGCTgaacagagggggtttccctgctcagtgctgccgccatcccccctctgacccatggagcaggaggctgccttctctgtggggcagagggagtttccctgctCGGCGCTGTCGCTCCTGCAGTGCGAgagccggcagcaccaggcaggccaccgcCGCCATTCCCCTCCGCCCGACGGAGCCCCAGGCCTTTCAGGCAAGGGCTGGCTGAGGGAAGCCAGAGGAAGTGGCAGGGCTGCCACCGGCAGCACCATCTGTGTGGGCACCACATGACCTGGCGGGGGCGCACCTGGGGCAGAtttccccattggcgctacgccactgccccccgCCACCCTTGCCAGGATGGAGATGTGTAGGCAGGTATAATATCGTCATTAGTATTCCCGCAGAGGTTCACGAACCAATTTTTTCCCCTGGAGGAGGAGCGATGAGCATTTCTACAAAATTAACAGTCTGAGCATTCATTCGTGAGTCTGAGCATTCACTGGGAAATCACAACATCTGTAAAAATCTACCTAGGTTTGCAGTGGCCTAGCAGTAGGGAGACCCCCCGTGCGGGGGCAAGGAAGGAAATTAGTGGGTGGAAGGAGGGGCTTCAAGAAGGCGCATTAATAGCACCGGGATTATCACTGTGAATCCAGAGGCATTTACAGGCCGCAACAGAGCGTACACGCAGTAATTTTCCTGACATTTTCTGAGCTTGAGGATGAAGGAATAGCTTGGGAGATGGGTGAAATTGACATACTTCACATCTTGCCACTCTAGGTGTTTCAAGATACCTACTGTGATGTGAAGCAAATTGATCACTTTTGCTCTCTTGGTGGACTGTGCAGCATTCACAGGGATCAGCTAGGTGGGGTGAGATTACCCAGCATTCAAGACTGGCCCTTGACAACAGGTGCCGTGAGACTCTCTGAAGCTTAAGTGGCATTTTATTTCCTCTGTATGTGTGGCTAAGTACTAAATGCGTTTTCGTGGCAGAGAACAAACTCAAAAATTCAAGGGTGAGAGAACTCCAGTGGTTATTTTTCTTTGCCTAACATGTGAGAAGTACAGGATAGTGAAAGCAGAAGGCTCCTGGATGGGTCATCATTATGTGCTATGTTGCCTTCCAGAAAACACAAGAGAGACAAGCAACTATGCAGAGCAGTGAAACTCTTTCTCCAGACACTGGAAAATTTTCCACTGACACACTAAAAAGTTGCCAAAAATTCCTTGCCAGTGTTCTTTGATATTCACACACAGCACTCAAGTTCAATTGACAAAGTGCACAACTAGTTCATTTTGTCTTTTGGTAACACATGGGAGTTTCGCACATGTTGAAACATCAATATTTTGCCTTGTTCCAAACGCATGGAGGTCTTTGGAGTTCTGGCCGGCGGAGGAGGAAGAGTGCTCTGCAATCCATTGTGATTATTTTTCTAAGCACTTACCAAATAAAATTTTTTGCAACCATTATGACTTAGACGCCATGTTAGCAGTGACAGGATCTGATGGTCCCAGGGTCCTGATTTCTCCAGTTGTATGAGAGACCTTTCAGCTTGTTCAGTCTAGAGATGTGGAACATACCAAATGGTCTGTACAAACCTTGCCCCCACTTGGCTGCTTAAATCTGCCATGGGAAAGCAGAGTGGATCTGTGTAACAGTAAATGCTGGCACTCAGTTCTATCAAGCGCTACCAGCAGATCCCAGAGAGGTTGTGGAAACCACAAGcaggtgcctggaggcagttctGGAATGAATGAGTgctaacaaactgaaacttatTTCCAGCAAAACAGAGGTGGTACTAGTGAGGGGAAAGC
This window encodes:
- the MGME1 gene encoding mitochondrial genome maintenance exonuclease 1 isoform X2 — protein: MLYGPISKHKHVGNEAESYVPLMNPAKNSLLRKPSQTPPLQIDLQKGKMASVTTVLQQTMPLDQAFFLERWKQQMILELGQEGFAEYTKQIFQQGKLFHAALEALLLAEEQPVKEQEDYSSSSGYLASVQHVLQDVSGVRAIESAIQHEALQYQGLVDCVAEYRGTLCVIDWKTSGKPKPLLRNTFDNPLQIAAYVGAINHDANYDFQVDCGLLVVAYKDGSPAHAHYIDSGLCSQYWKKWLLRLEEFREKRKDGGTV